One region of Oryza sativa Japonica Group chromosome 5, ASM3414082v1 genomic DNA includes:
- the LOC4338742 gene encoding transcription termination factor MTEF1, chloroplastic, producing MFAAICRRRLAALFPQIRGGGGGAYHVQSNPQAALLFHSYSSTAVTGGSDPEPCPDTVSYLVSCGLPPAVARHTAANTRGLRIRSTEKADAVRTLLRSYGFSDADVARIARSAPLLLTVDPDRIIRPKLEFFATMGFQPSKLSTAPLLLARSLEKHLVPTIQFLRSIIGSDDGIRRGFSRIPRALLVSLDNCMRPAVEALHRHGLTGREDVSKVLVLQMGVLMLSPVRIGEIFEDLKAMGMSITDGRFANSFRAMCSMRRATWLRKVALYRSFGLSESEVFEAFKKQPTALLGADETIKKNASFFRDALKLEMREVMVHPVVMAYSFEKTILPRCAVLSVLMREGKINPDIQLLHALLGSAKTFSGRYVDRFAADVPDVVEAYEGKIKFKGFKGQGQGV from the coding sequence AGCTACTCCTCAACCGCCGTCACCGGCGGCTCCGACCCCGAGCCATGCCCCGACACCGTCTCTTACCTGGTCTCCTGCGGCCTCCCCCCGGCCGTTGCCCGTCACACGGCCGCCAACACCCGCGGCCTCCGGATCCGATCCACCGAGAAGGCGGACGCCGTCCGCACCCTCCTCCGCAGCTACGGCTTCTCCGACGCGGACGTCGCCCGGATTGCCCGCAGCGCCCCGCTGCTCCTCACCGTCGATCCCGACCGCATCATCCGCCCCAAGCTCGAGTTCTTCGCCACGATGGGGTTCCAGCCCAGCAAGCTGTCCaccgcgccgctcctcctcgcgcgCAGCCTCGAGAAGCACCTCGTCCCCACCATCCAGTTCCTCCGCAGCATCATCGGCAGCGACGACGGGATCCGCCGCGGGTTCTCCCGCATCCCTCGCGCACTCCTGGTCAGCCTGGACAACTGCATGCGCCCCGCGGTGGAAGCCCTCCACAGGCACGGCCTCACCGGCCGCGAGGACGTGTCCAAAGTCCTCGTCCTCCAGATGGGCGTGCTCATGCTGTCGCCGGTCCGCATCGGCGAAATCTTCGAGGATCTCAAGGCTATGGGTATGTCCATCACGGACGGCCGCTTTGCCAACTCGTTCCGCGCGATGTGCAGCATGAGGAGGGCGACCTGGCTGCGGAAGGTGGCGCTGTACCGGAGCTTTGGCTTGTCCGAGAGTGAGGTGTTCGAGGCCTTCAAGAAGCAGCCCACGGCACTGCTTGGCGCTGACGAGACCATAAAAAAGAATGCGTCGTTCTTCCGCGACGCGCTAAAGCTTGAAATGCGCGAGGTAATGGTGCATCCTGTTGTTATGGCATATAGCTTTGAGAAGACCATCCTGCCAAGGTGTGCCGTGTTGAGCGTGTTGATGAGAGAGGGGAAGATTAATCCAGATATCCAGTTGCTTCATGCATTGCTTGGCAGTGCCAAGACATTCTCAGGGAGGTATGTAGATAGGTTTGCTGCTGATGTGCCAGACGTTGTTGAAGCATATGAGGGTAAGATCAAATTCAAAGGATTCAAGGGTCAGGGTCAGGGTGTTTAA